A window from Candidatus Bathyarchaeota archaeon encodes these proteins:
- a CDS encoding Ku protein, which translates to MDIAVFGGNLLGLEQEPPQTDQEQTEKTSAATPTRSIWSGSITIGLVNVPVKLYSMIYDRGVTFHFLHKTDGQPLKYVKMCTKDDAIVPWNEVVRGYEVAKDEYVVFEKNELDAVRPDSDKRIRISKFVDYFSVDPVYFDRTYALLPDKSKEAYSLLLNALQRTNKAGAARITLRTKEYPALLHPYKGALVLTTLRYAYDVVDPQDFEKLGNLPQPEKVELDLAIKIVNDLSGEFDISEFEDTYQKKVEALVAKKLKGEKIIVEKPPEAEAKNLMAALRETLKQLEQK; encoded by the coding sequence TTGGATATTGCCGTTTTTGGAGGAAACCTTTTGGGTTTAGAACAAGAACCACCCCAAACCGATCAAGAGCAAACTGAGAAAACCAGTGCAGCCACCCCCACGCGCTCCATATGGTCGGGTAGCATTACAATAGGCTTAGTCAATGTTCCCGTCAAGTTGTACTCGATGATTTATGACCGCGGGGTCACCTTTCATTTTCTGCATAAAACTGATGGGCAACCCCTCAAATACGTAAAGATGTGCACCAAAGACGACGCCATTGTGCCTTGGAATGAGGTGGTTCGCGGCTACGAAGTCGCCAAAGACGAGTACGTGGTTTTTGAGAAAAACGAGTTAGACGCGGTTCGACCCGACTCCGACAAACGCATCCGCATCAGCAAGTTTGTAGATTACTTCTCCGTGGACCCTGTCTATTTTGACCGTACCTACGCGTTGTTGCCTGATAAGAGCAAAGAAGCCTACAGCCTTCTCCTTAACGCGTTGCAACGGACAAACAAGGCGGGTGCGGCTCGTATCACGCTTCGAACCAAAGAGTACCCCGCGCTGCTTCACCCATACAAAGGCGCGTTAGTGCTAACGACGCTGCGTTATGCCTATGATGTGGTGGATCCGCAGGATTTTGAGAAACTCGGCAACCTTCCCCAACCCGAGAAGGTCGAATTAGACCTTGCCATAAAAATCGTTAACGACCTCTCAGGCGAATTCGACATATCTGAATTTGAGGATACTTACCAAAAGAAAGTTGAAGCGCTGGTCGCCAAGAAACTCAAAGGCGAAAAAATCATTGTTGAGAAACCTCCCGAAGCTGAAGCAAAAAACCTCATGGCGGCGCTACGGGAAACCCTTAAGCAGTTGGAGCAGAAATGA
- a CDS encoding PQQ-binding-like beta-propeller repeat protein, whose protein sequence is MHKKQSIILALFLMLIMSLSFIPLQTARNVGYKYPTWCYCVVSNDVIGVGQTEKIIFWINSVPPTANGQYGDRWKFTVDIMKPDGTNDTIGPITSDSVGSGYTMYVPAEPGNYTAVVKFPTTVITGLPFKPGVPDAQQQGYASINDTYYASISDPTPFTVQQDPIPLWPETPLPSAYWTRPINSANIYWYTLAGDWLDMVGSFGGNNNAQTNGPTTSFGYGLAPESAHIMWSTQGFTGGIMDERFNDYTYVTSHYGGLSFSPLVLDGKIYYNAINPQMSEGWYCLDLYTGKQLYFHNTTGPVTGVGGGMFDNYGSIPTEALSFAQIYDPELDNQMGGYPYLWSMSAATPNTWMMFDAYTGSYICSINNVPSGTNFFGMTSAWGTGVYGKDGSILRYNIAGTPGPSPFAPAGPPFYLQCWNSTQAIWWKGTQQMYQKGDYSGFSSNNYASWRPYLNYTYDGSHAYSLNVSLPWTSSSGSIQTIREDKYVIGGAAGSNNEQGITPGYLWALNLDPSKGALGALLWNVTFTPPSSAGNKTVSMGTVDPEDGVFLFSCTQTRTRWGYDLATGKHIWQSEPEEPMKYYGMSNTNIYEGKLYSGTYLNGGILVCYNITTGEVLWKYEPKQIGYESPFGDFPAEIACIADDKIFIYSSPLWRTQPLWRGSYVRCINATDGTEIWKILHYGNVIVADGYAIGLNYYDNKIYCYGKGPSQLTVTAPDAGVDLGKSVIISGTVTDISPGTKQTEQAARFPNGVPVVSDESQEAWMEFVYEQQSEPTNATGVEVQIDVIDGNGNFRNIGTALTDASGFYSLNWFPDIPGKYTVSASFEGSRAYWPSHSQTAFAVDEVSSQPTQQPITAEPQSDAYLIVGAAVAIIIAIAVVGALILVAVKKRP, encoded by the coding sequence ATGCATAAAAAACAGTCTATAATTTTGGCATTATTTCTAATGCTGATAATGTCTCTTAGCTTTATTCCCCTGCAAACAGCACGCAACGTAGGATACAAGTATCCCACTTGGTGCTACTGCGTTGTCAGCAACGACGTAATTGGCGTAGGGCAAACGGAAAAAATCATCTTCTGGATCAACAGCGTACCACCCACCGCAAACGGACAATACGGCGACCGATGGAAATTCACAGTCGACATCATGAAACCTGACGGAACCAACGACACCATAGGACCAATAACTTCCGACTCAGTGGGAAGCGGCTACACCATGTACGTTCCCGCAGAACCCGGCAACTACACGGCTGTCGTGAAATTCCCCACAACCGTAATCACAGGGTTACCCTTCAAACCCGGCGTGCCAGACGCCCAACAACAAGGTTACGCATCCATCAACGACACCTACTACGCAAGCATAAGCGACCCCACACCATTCACAGTACAGCAAGACCCTATACCGCTTTGGCCTGAAACACCCCTACCAAGCGCATACTGGACGCGACCAATCAACAGCGCCAACATCTACTGGTACACCCTCGCTGGCGACTGGCTAGACATGGTTGGCTCATTTGGAGGCAACAACAACGCCCAAACCAATGGCCCAACAACCAGCTTCGGATATGGTCTAGCCCCTGAAAGCGCCCACATAATGTGGTCAACCCAAGGATTTACCGGAGGCATCATGGACGAAAGATTCAACGACTACACCTACGTAACTTCACACTACGGCGGATTATCCTTCTCGCCCCTAGTTCTTGACGGCAAAATCTACTATAATGCCATAAACCCCCAAATGAGCGAAGGCTGGTACTGCCTAGACCTCTACACGGGCAAGCAACTCTACTTCCACAACACCACCGGCCCAGTAACAGGAGTCGGAGGCGGCATGTTCGACAACTACGGCTCCATCCCAACAGAGGCACTCTCATTCGCACAGATATACGACCCCGAATTAGACAACCAAATGGGCGGATACCCCTACCTATGGAGCATGTCAGCAGCTACCCCAAACACTTGGATGATGTTTGACGCATACACAGGCAGCTACATCTGCAGCATAAACAACGTCCCATCAGGAACCAACTTCTTCGGCATGACCTCAGCATGGGGCACCGGAGTATACGGCAAAGACGGAAGCATACTCAGATACAACATTGCAGGAACACCCGGCCCAAGCCCATTCGCACCCGCTGGACCACCCTTCTACCTGCAATGCTGGAACTCAACCCAAGCTATCTGGTGGAAAGGCACCCAACAAATGTACCAAAAAGGTGACTACTCAGGATTCTCAAGCAACAACTATGCCAGCTGGAGACCATACCTCAACTACACCTATGACGGAAGCCACGCCTACTCCCTCAATGTCTCGCTTCCATGGACATCATCATCAGGCAGCATCCAAACCATACGCGAAGACAAATACGTCATCGGCGGAGCTGCAGGCAGCAACAACGAACAAGGCATCACACCAGGATACCTCTGGGCACTAAACTTAGACCCCTCCAAAGGCGCATTAGGCGCACTACTATGGAACGTAACATTCACGCCACCCTCTTCTGCAGGCAACAAAACCGTAAGCATGGGAACCGTTGACCCCGAAGACGGAGTCTTCCTATTCTCTTGCACCCAGACCCGAACCCGATGGGGCTACGACCTCGCAACGGGAAAACATATCTGGCAAAGCGAACCTGAAGAACCCATGAAATACTACGGCATGAGCAACACCAACATCTACGAAGGCAAACTCTACTCAGGAACCTACCTCAACGGCGGCATCTTAGTCTGCTACAACATAACCACCGGCGAAGTACTCTGGAAATATGAACCCAAACAAATCGGCTACGAATCACCCTTCGGAGACTTCCCCGCAGAAATCGCATGCATCGCAGACGACAAAATATTCATCTACTCCAGCCCACTCTGGCGCACACAACCGCTCTGGCGTGGTTCATATGTACGCTGCATCAACGCAACCGACGGCACAGAAATCTGGAAAATCCTCCACTACGGCAACGTAATCGTCGCAGACGGCTACGCGATAGGCCTCAACTATTATGACAACAAAATCTACTGCTACGGCAAAGGACCCAGCCAATTAACCGTCACAGCCCCCGACGCAGGCGTAGACCTCGGCAAATCAGTCATTATCAGCGGCACAGTCACCGACATCTCACCCGGCACCAAACAAACCGAGCAAGCAGCCAGATTCCCCAACGGTGTACCCGTAGTTTCAGATGAAAGCCAAGAAGCATGGATGGAATTCGTGTATGAGCAGCAATCCGAACCCACAAACGCAACTGGCGTCGAAGTACAAATCGACGTGATAGACGGCAACGGCAACTTCCGCAACATCGGCACCGCCCTCACAGACGCATCAGGCTTCTACAGCTTAAACTGGTTCCCCGACATCCCCGGCAAATACACCGTTAGCGCAAGCTTTGAAGGCTCCAGAGCCTACTGGCCCTCCCACTCGCAGACAGCGTTTGCAGTTGACGAAGTAAGCAGCCAACCAACCCAGCAGCCCATAACTGCAGAGCCCCAATCCGACGCATACCTCATCGTAGGTGCAGCAGTAGCCATAATCATCGCCATAGCAGTCGTGGGTGCACTCATTCTGGTAGCTGTGAAAAAACGCCCATAA
- a CDS encoding DUF72 domain-containing protein produces the protein MSELYLGTIGWSYNFWLGKFYPTKTAPKDYLHYYATHFSTVEVDSSFYRIPTQQMVQNWKAQVPEGFKFSLKFPQLITHIKMLKGTDAETDVFLERVKLLGEKLGALLLQFPPSFAASHFADLEAYLSKLPKTLRYVVEVRHKSWLNKDFYDLLRRLGVALAWADSPLMRETREVTADFLYMRWEGDRAAVNGTLGKVEVDRASDLQTWAATLKPYLPKTPMFGYFAKYYSGYPPSDIELFSKLVPTKPLGRTPSLASFN, from the coding sequence ATGTCTGAGTTATATTTGGGCACGATTGGCTGGAGCTACAATTTCTGGCTTGGAAAATTTTACCCCACCAAAACCGCCCCCAAAGACTACCTCCACTACTACGCTACCCACTTCAGCACCGTCGAGGTGGACAGCAGCTTCTATCGCATCCCCACCCAACAAATGGTGCAAAACTGGAAAGCGCAGGTACCCGAAGGGTTCAAGTTTTCCCTCAAATTCCCCCAACTCATCACCCACATCAAAATGCTCAAGGGCACAGACGCCGAAACTGACGTTTTTCTGGAGCGCGTCAAGTTGCTGGGCGAAAAGTTGGGCGCTTTGCTGCTGCAGTTTCCACCCAGTTTTGCCGCTAGCCACTTTGCAGATTTAGAAGCGTACCTTTCAAAGCTGCCTAAGACGCTGCGGTACGTGGTTGAAGTTCGCCACAAAAGCTGGCTCAACAAGGACTTCTACGATTTGCTGCGGCGGTTGGGCGTGGCGTTGGCGTGGGCAGACAGTCCCCTTATGCGTGAGACTCGCGAGGTTACGGCGGATTTCTTGTACATGCGTTGGGAAGGCGACCGCGCCGCAGTCAACGGCACCTTGGGCAAAGTCGAAGTTGACCGCGCAAGCGACCTACAAACGTGGGCAGCCACACTAAAGCCCTACCTGCCAAAAACGCCTATGTTCGGATATTTCGCGAAATATTACTCAGGTTATCCACCAAGCGACATAGAGTTGTTCTCTAAGTTGGTGCCAACAAAACCGCTTGGTCGAACGCCATCTTTAGCATCCTTCAACTAA
- a CDS encoding PadR family transcriptional regulator: MSVTTDLKKRVVRDFMDILILNEIKKGMMSGYDVMAYLQKRFGVSLSSGTVYGTLYAMERENLIEGFLIGNKRVYRITENRDTTKLLRAYEPLQDFLRNTVSVNTKFR; the protein is encoded by the coding sequence TTGTCCGTCACAACGGACCTAAAAAAGAGGGTTGTCAGGGACTTTATGGACATACTCATCTTAAACGAAATTAAGAAGGGTATGATGAGCGGCTACGATGTGATGGCATACCTCCAAAAAAGGTTCGGTGTTTCACTCAGTTCAGGCACAGTCTATGGGACTCTCTATGCCATGGAGAGAGAAAACCTGATTGAAGGCTTCCTGATCGGCAACAAACGGGTATATCGAATAACAGAAAACCGCGATACAACCAAACTGTTGCGAGCCTATGAACCTCTTCAGGACTTTTTAAGAAACACAGTTTCTGTCAACACAAAATTCAGATAA
- a CDS encoding flippase-like domain-containing protein: MQNLRAPNYPNRKSLALLAVGLVAFILYLLFFGDFAGFISLLSTLDLKNYAIFYSLAILAVVLAVFFDSLIWYNLLNALRVQIRFRRIMLYNWIGNFVEMVIPCETVCGEATRIYLAQREPQADVGVSSATVISSRMLSTFVYTGGLIIGFIALALSHTIPSFLLTIVTLITAGTVTILAAILYLAFKEGAAEKLVNFLMRIIAVIVKRPAKQEQEKENLQKALFSFSEAFRTYRKNPRMLIKPAIFAVIAWFCNLMVYLMIFYSLGFSQIGILDLATVYCVASTVETLTAGFPVGAVEITLINLFSLYGVPVAIAVAATTLSRLITFWCQVLIGYPLINLLGLKPSMTLSIQSDPIMPQVTVPSSSKNKID; the protein is encoded by the coding sequence TTGCAAAATCTACGAGCGCCCAATTACCCTAACCGCAAGTCCCTTGCTTTATTAGCTGTGGGTCTTGTTGCTTTCATTTTGTATCTGCTATTCTTCGGGGACTTTGCTGGCTTCATTTCGTTGCTAAGCACTCTGGATTTGAAGAATTACGCTATCTTTTATTCGTTAGCGATTTTGGCGGTTGTACTGGCGGTTTTTTTTGATTCCCTAATCTGGTACAATCTTCTTAACGCTCTACGTGTCCAAATCAGGTTCCGCCGTATCATGCTTTACAATTGGATCGGCAACTTTGTCGAAATGGTCATCCCCTGCGAAACGGTCTGTGGCGAAGCCACGCGCATTTACCTCGCCCAAAGGGAACCACAAGCTGATGTCGGGGTATCCTCAGCGACGGTCATAAGCTCCCGCATGCTAAGCACCTTCGTATATACGGGCGGCTTAATCATCGGTTTCATCGCGTTGGCTCTAAGCCATACCATACCAAGTTTTTTGCTAACAATTGTCACGCTCATTACGGCTGGAACCGTGACGATTTTGGCTGCAATTTTGTATTTAGCCTTCAAAGAAGGCGCTGCCGAAAAATTAGTCAACTTTTTAATGCGCATAATCGCGGTGATTGTGAAGCGACCAGCAAAGCAAGAACAGGAAAAAGAGAATCTCCAAAAAGCCCTTTTCTCTTTTAGCGAAGCCTTCCGAACCTACCGCAAAAATCCACGTATGCTAATAAAACCTGCCATATTCGCGGTGATAGCTTGGTTCTGTAACCTCATGGTTTACCTTATGATATTTTATTCATTAGGGTTTAGCCAAATCGGCATTTTGGATTTGGCGACAGTTTATTGTGTAGCTTCAACTGTGGAAACCTTGACCGCTGGCTTCCCTGTAGGAGCCGTGGAAATCACCCTTATCAACCTATTTTCGCTCTATGGTGTGCCAGTCGCGATAGCTGTAGCAGCAACCACCCTGTCACGGTTAATTACATTTTGGTGCCAAGTGCTCATTGGGTATCCTCTCATCAATTTGCTGGGGCTGAAACCATCAATGACGCTAAGTATTCAAAGTGACCCGATTATGCCACAAGTCACCGTTCCGTCATCATCTAAAAACAAAATAGACTAA
- a CDS encoding PRC-barrel domain-containing protein, with product MEKSDKPLTRDALLSMQVIDAQGHLLGTIQDVIFKIGSMGVSLKVVKATGETLIIDWEDVQGAADFVVVKPQAVKQQFVQPQATAQPAQPAQSASAQACPTCGKPLTWIAQYNRWYCYNEQKYV from the coding sequence ATGGAGAAATCCGACAAACCCCTAACTCGAGATGCATTATTATCCATGCAGGTTATCGACGCTCAAGGTCATCTGCTTGGTACAATTCAAGATGTCATTTTTAAGATTGGAAGTATGGGTGTATCCCTCAAAGTAGTAAAAGCAACGGGAGAAACCCTGATTATAGACTGGGAAGATGTCCAAGGCGCCGCGGACTTTGTAGTTGTTAAACCACAAGCGGTTAAACAGCAGTTCGTTCAACCTCAGGCAACCGCTCAACCTGCCCAACCAGCGCAATCAGCTTCTGCACAGGCTTGCCCAACCTGCGGCAAACCTCTAACGTGGATTGCCCAGTATAACCGCTGGTACTGCTACAACGAACAAAAATACGTCTAA
- the ligD gene encoding non-homologous end-joining DNA ligase, producing the protein MTRHLYQPMLAKVAEDAFTDADWIFEVKWDGFRALAYIEEPFSLRSRSGKELKQNFPELQELTSLGSKIVVDGEIVVMAGGVPDFQRLLERGQAVGQREIERQSQRTPAVYIVFDILEKNGESLVDLPLMQRKSILKESLKEGKNVLLCDYIEERGEAYFQLALQRGLEGVVAKKKSSPYEEGLRTGSWLKIKKLKTCDCVIFGFTQGEESRRHTFGALLLGLYDGEGTPVYVGKVGTGFTQKTLKELKEKFEKLRTETVPFKPETGDVVTWLEPKLVVEVAYQVVTHDQRLRMGRYKRLRDDKKPNQCTLDQIVEKKEMEPLKPEKTKIPSEENPKLAEYTSKRSFSETPEPPGETKPYDPLIFVVQEHHARNLHYDFRLEKDGVLKSWAVPKGIPQDTSTRRLAVETEDHPYEYASFEGEIPKGQYGAGTVKIWDKGHYTPKLWEQDKIEFTLNGERLKGRYVLVRLKKAEDQKDWLMLKGKDNV; encoded by the coding sequence ATGACTCGTCACCTCTACCAGCCTATGCTTGCCAAAGTCGCCGAAGACGCCTTCACCGACGCCGACTGGATATTTGAAGTCAAATGGGACGGATTCCGAGCCCTCGCATACATTGAGGAACCTTTTAGTTTGCGGAGTCGAAGCGGCAAAGAGTTGAAGCAGAATTTTCCTGAGCTGCAAGAACTCACCAGCCTCGGCAGCAAAATTGTGGTAGATGGGGAAATCGTTGTTATGGCGGGTGGTGTACCCGATTTTCAGCGACTGCTTGAGAGGGGGCAAGCGGTTGGGCAACGCGAGATTGAGCGGCAATCCCAACGGACACCTGCAGTTTACATCGTGTTTGATATACTCGAAAAAAACGGCGAATCCCTCGTTGATCTGCCCTTGATGCAGCGTAAAAGTATCCTAAAAGAGTCGCTAAAAGAAGGCAAAAACGTGCTGCTCTGCGATTACATTGAAGAACGCGGAGAAGCCTACTTCCAATTAGCCCTACAGCGCGGCTTGGAGGGCGTGGTAGCCAAAAAGAAGAGCAGCCCATACGAGGAAGGCTTGCGCACAGGGAGCTGGCTAAAAATTAAGAAGCTCAAAACCTGTGACTGCGTAATTTTCGGGTTCACTCAAGGTGAAGAATCCCGCAGGCACACCTTCGGTGCCCTACTCTTAGGGCTCTACGATGGGGAGGGTACACCTGTTTATGTGGGAAAAGTGGGCACTGGCTTCACCCAAAAAACCCTAAAAGAGTTAAAAGAAAAATTCGAGAAACTCCGAACCGAAACCGTCCCCTTCAAGCCCGAAACAGGTGACGTCGTAACGTGGTTGGAGCCTAAACTCGTCGTTGAGGTTGCCTATCAAGTCGTGACCCATGACCAACGGTTGCGGATGGGACGGTATAAGCGGCTCCGCGACGATAAAAAACCTAACCAATGCACGTTAGACCAAATTGTGGAGAAAAAAGAGATGGAACCCCTAAAACCTGAAAAAACAAAGATCCCTTCAGAAGAAAACCCTAAACTTGCCGAATACACTTCCAAACGTAGCTTCTCAGAAACCCCTGAACCCCCAGGCGAAACCAAACCCTACGACCCCCTAATCTTCGTGGTTCAAGAGCATCACGCCCGCAACCTCCACTACGACTTCCGTCTCGAAAAAGACGGAGTCCTCAAAAGCTGGGCAGTCCCCAAAGGCATCCCCCAAGACACCAGCACCCGCCGTCTAGCCGTCGAAACTGAAGACCACCCCTACGAATACGCCAGCTTCGAAGGCGAAATCCCCAAAGGACAATACGGCGCGGGAACCGTGAAAATCTGGGACAAAGGACACTACACCCCCAAACTCTGGGAACAAGACAAAATCGAGTTCACCCTCAACGGCGAACGCCTCAAAGGACGCTACGTGTTGGTACGCCTCAAGAAAGCAGAGGACCAAAAGGACTGGTTGATGCTGAAGGGAAAAGACAATGTCTGA
- a CDS encoding DUF4062 domain-containing protein, with protein MRKIRVFVSSSLLELENEREMALETINQLNMEPVMFEQLPAMDKNLESAYLDEIKNSNIFVAILWKDLTEAVEKEFNTAIELGVPVLLLVKTITYREARTQKLESFLSGNTQIELNQGIQYVPFRKKFRTLRELERELKEGLMNLVSSRFIEPALTSTSIETTWKTAINVIKNAKRRLLIVVKTPQMLLGLRPYGSEQKNYLEESFF; from the coding sequence ATGCGTAAAATCCGAGTATTTGTCAGTTCCTCCCTCTTAGAGCTTGAAAATGAAAGGGAGATGGCTCTAGAAACTATAAACCAGTTGAATATGGAGCCAGTAATGTTCGAACAACTCCCAGCAATGGACAAAAATCTCGAAAGCGCATATTTGGATGAAATAAAAAATTCGAATATTTTTGTCGCTATTTTATGGAAGGACCTTACCGAAGCTGTAGAAAAAGAGTTTAACACAGCAATTGAGCTTGGAGTTCCCGTGTTGCTTCTTGTCAAAACGATTACCTACCGTGAAGCAAGAACACAAAAACTTGAGAGCTTTTTGAGCGGAAATACTCAAATTGAACTAAACCAAGGAATTCAATATGTTCCTTTCCGAAAAAAGTTTCGAACCTTACGGGAACTTGAAAGAGAATTAAAGGAAGGCTTGATGAATCTTGTTTCTAGCAGATTTATAGAGCCTGCTTTAACTTCGACTAGTATTGAGACCACGTGGAAAACTGCGATAAACGTCATCAAAAATGCCAAAAGGCGTCTTTTGATAGTTGTAAAAACCCCTCAAATGCTATTAGGGCTAAGACCCTATGGTTCTGAACAAAAGAATTACTTAGAAGAGTCTTTTTTTTAA
- the ligD gene encoding non-homologous end-joining DNA ligase — MTNDSDELKQLTKVNLKNLDKIFYPQIGATKAQVIEYYIKVAPKLLPLIKNRPLVLTRYPDGVEGQKTSFFEKNAPEGTPNWVQTFGIYSTASKRDVNYIVCNDLDTLIWLANLAALEIHMPFSTTKDIDHPDLLFFDVDPEPPATLSDAADAALLLKDKLESLGYTPFVKTSGKKGLHVVVPVKAEHTFEQTRVFVHKVGIALAGESSMIVSEFKDTKKPGKVFVDYLQNSPMRTMVVPYSVRPTPNATVSTPLDWREVHRGIEPSDFNLSNVAQRQSNPWRELFAHQAKLRL; from the coding sequence ATGACCAACGACTCTGATGAATTAAAGCAGCTAACCAAAGTAAACCTCAAAAACCTCGACAAAATCTTCTACCCCCAAATAGGCGCAACCAAAGCCCAAGTCATCGAATACTACATCAAAGTCGCCCCCAAACTTCTCCCCCTCATAAAAAACCGTCCCCTCGTCCTAACCCGCTACCCCGACGGCGTAGAAGGACAAAAAACAAGCTTTTTCGAGAAAAACGCGCCTGAAGGCACCCCCAACTGGGTCCAAACCTTTGGCATCTACTCAACAGCCAGCAAACGCGACGTTAACTACATTGTCTGCAACGACCTCGACACCCTGATTTGGCTGGCAAACTTGGCGGCGCTCGAAATCCACATGCCCTTCTCCACCACCAAAGACATCGACCACCCTGACCTCCTCTTCTTCGACGTTGACCCTGAGCCCCCCGCAACCTTAAGCGACGCTGCCGACGCGGCATTACTCCTAAAAGACAAACTTGAAAGCTTAGGCTACACGCCGTTTGTGAAGACCTCGGGCAAAAAAGGTTTACATGTTGTTGTCCCCGTTAAGGCGGAGCATACTTTTGAGCAGACTCGCGTGTTTGTCCACAAAGTCGGCATAGCCCTCGCGGGAGAAAGCAGCATGATTGTCTCTGAATTCAAAGATACCAAGAAACCTGGCAAGGTGTTTGTGGATTATCTCCAGAATTCCCCGATGCGCACCATGGTTGTGCCTTATAGCGTCCGTCCGACTCCCAATGCGACGGTTTCAACGCCGCTGGACTGGCGCGAGGTACACCGCGGAATCGAACCCTCAGATTTTAACCTCTCCAACGTGGCTCAGCGGCAAAGTAATCCTTGGCGGGAACTTTTTGCGCATCAAGCAAAACTTAGACTCTAG